In the Spirochaetota bacterium genome, GATTTTTTTCCTGTACTCCTGGATTTTTGAGGAGTTTGCAATCTTTTCACGTTTTACCTCACGCTCCTCCATGTTCATGAGATTTTTCATAAGCTTACCTCTTCCAAAGTCTGGTGTTCATCCTTGAACAGACTCTTTAACCTAATAAATCAATCGGAAGAATTGATAATGTACCTTAATATTCTTTTCTAAAATAGGTACAGTTACAACCCAAACTACTTAAATAAAAATTAATGATTGAAATATTTTTTTTATAATTCATAATCTCAAAGTATTGTATAACTCTCAGAGTATTATTGAATATTATAGTTCTAATGAGTAACACTTGGTTACTTATACATCGATGTTTTAGGAAATTATATGAATAATAATTTCTACTCCACCATCCAGATTAATGGGTTCAGCAAATGACAATATTTGATGGACACACTCATCTAGGATTGGGGTTTGAGCCTGATAATCTAATTGTATCCATGGAAAAATATAACATTACTCTTGCCTTAGTATCAATTATCAGTGATGACCTTGATACTAAGGCTAATAATGAGATGGTTCAACTAGCAAAGAAACATAAGCAATTAAGGGGATTGGCTTGGTGTAATCCTATAAATAAAAAAAACAGCGCCCAAGAAATTGAACATTTTTTCAGAGATGGAAAACTGATAGGCATGAAATTTCATCCCTCATTAAATATGTACAGCGTAACCGATCCTAGCGTAGAGCCATACATGGAGCTTTGTGTTCAATATGATATCCCCGCCCAGTTCCACACTCAACCAGATGAGTACTGCAATCCTAACCTTATGCTAAAATTGGCACTGAGACATCCTCAGGTAAAAATCATCATGGTGCATATGAATCTTGGGAATAAGGGGAGTGATAATGATGTTGCCATTGATGCAGCGAAAAATGCCTCAAATCTATTATTAGATACCACCTGGGTCCCATCTGAAAAGGTGATCAAGGCTGTAAAGGGGATAGGAAAGGATAGAATAATATTCGGCACTGATGCGCCTGTAGGCAATTATTATAGATTCGGAGATTATGAGCATTATGATCATTATTTCCTCTTCAATGCTATCCCTTTCCAAGAACCCCCATTTATATCCTATCTACAGAAGAGGTTGAGCCCGGATGAATATGATCATGTTATGTATCTGAATGCCAAGAGGATTTATCATCTTTGACTTTTATCATTGAACATAGTCTTCAATTTTATTAAATTTACACATGCTTAGTAAAATTAGAGTGTATCATAAAATCTAAAATTATACCTAACATTTTGTACCTGCTTAATTACTAATCATTCAATAAAATTAATTGCACCAGATTTTGCTTTAGTTAATATTTATTAGCATTGATGAAAATATATGATAATATCAAGATATGCTATATTGCGGCAATGGATTCGAGGATATTAGTAGGGGCGAACGGCCGTTCGCCCCTACTAATATAATACCCGTAATTTTAAGGAATTTTCTGCATCCACTTCCCTTCAAAAGATGCTATCATTGTATAAAATCTAATTGTTTTTTATATCATAATAGATATCAGCTCTATTATTTCTATAATCAAGCCACAGGAATAGGCCTCCAAAGGGAGTTCCTCCATCATTATAGAAAACGGATTTTATAAATAGCTCGTCATCATCAAAGGCAGTGGAAATTGCGATGAGACAACCATCCAGGTCGACATTTACAGCATGAGCATCCGCATCCCAAAGTCTGGTTCCCGCGCCATCAACAGCCTGGGCGCAGATTATATAGCCATTTTCAGGATAATACCGATCATCAATCCAACTCACAAGGGCACCATCAGAGCCATCCCCGGTTATTGAGATGTTCGACT is a window encoding:
- a CDS encoding amidohydrolase family protein, with protein sequence MTIFDGHTHLGLGFEPDNLIVSMEKYNITLALVSIISDDLDTKANNEMVQLAKKHKQLRGLAWCNPINKKNSAQEIEHFFRDGKLIGMKFHPSLNMYSVTDPSVEPYMELCVQYDIPAQFHTQPDEYCNPNLMLKLALRHPQVKIIMVHMNLGNKGSDNDVAIDAAKNASNLLLDTTWVPSEKVIKAVKGIGKDRIIFGTDAPVGNYYRFGDYEHYDHYFLFNAIPFQEPPFISYLQKRLSPDEYDHVMYLNAKRIYHL